The genomic stretch aactttgatcaagtaaacacacacttgatcttgcttcacagctttgatcaagtagacacacactcttgcttaacagctttagagtgacaaattacaaccacaaatcagaccaatttaatcatcaaaagatgacttgaatggcttacaagtctcacgactaaacaagacacaaaccctagctctctctctctctctctctatatatatatatatttcgctcagtattggttgtgttgttaaaacaggttttccaagtccctttttatagaagctttcagctgggcttggacatcttgaaaaccctaaatctattttccaattaaatcttctcatgacagttggttagatctccttggaaaataagtaaatcaggttgtaatccatgattgaatgtgcctgcaaatcagatcttcaatcatacatagattgccattaattgcgcaatcacaaaacaccagacattcacactgaatgttctgtgtacaggatgtcatgacatcgggtctgacatcctggaacaatcctgcataattccataattccatttataatttccagcaggtacaaaacatcagatgtcatgacattgtgtatgacatcctgatacaatcctgcataattatgttttccatttcatctccagcaggaacacattatcagaagccatgaccttgtgtatgacattctgaaacaatcctgcatgatcatgttcttgaactccagcaggtacacaatATCAGGATGCCATGACAtggtgtatgacattctgaaacaatcctgcattatcatgttcttgaactccagcaggtacacaggatatcttatgttaagacatcacacataacatcttgtgaacactctttgttttaccagaattgctgccaacacttagaaccaacagaTAATAATCagtaaagtaagtaaatatagtccatttttaagaacttacttttgtgcatacaggaatgtgaatgggttgttgttgacgggcgctagggacggtagtctggaccaaccccatgcttctagcaaaacagcacatccataaaatatagatgtgtctttgtgcgtatttttacacaaagaactataaagataagccaaacaagcggacccccaactataacttcttattctatctacatgtcttagtaaaggtaaatacataacatgcatactagaaccactacctttgggaaataaaaataaaccaattaaaagCAAAATGTAACACCTAATtttttattattcgagcctctTCGATAGAATTCTCATCTTACTGTAAGCTGTTATAATATGCCTTAAGGCATGGAAGGTgtataccttgacctctcgatttatcatctaacaaatcatcatccaagaggttcatgcaaattgaattcacatagttggttttaccatttaccgCCTTACCTTCGATAGGCAGTCCCATTAACATGTAGAcatcttctaacgtcacggtacattCACCGATTGGAAACCAGAATGTGGGTGTCTTGGGACGTAATCTTTCACATAATGCAAGAATAAATTTAGTACCCACCTACCAAGACCTTATTTTGCTTACATGTCCAAAATCGGCGAGTTcgacataaggttgaatcatcgcGTCCATGTGTACAAATTCGTGGACACGAGTTCGAAACCTAGAAACATCCTATAAAAAAAAGACGTTACtttataaaaaaataaacaacaaaataagtAACATTATCAAAATTATTCTAGAAAAATAATACAAGAATTAAACTCTTACATAAGTTGCTATATTTGCAACTATGCCTCTATGCGATTCACCCATAGTGAGGAGAAACATCTTGTCGTAGTAAATATATGAAACAGTGGTTGTTGCAGATGAAAAAATTGTTGTTGTAGAGGAAGAAGTGATTGTTGGTGAGGAAAAATGTGAGACTtgcttggctatttataatgaGGGACATGCAAAGACATGCGAAAGTTTGAATGCATGGATAAAAGTGCTTGCATGCTAGCTCCAATTGGTTTGGCTTACGCATGCAAAATTAACATGTTAGCGCCATATGGACTGACGCCTCCTAGGCTTGCATGCATGCATGGTCTTCACATAGCCTGGCGCCTGCATGGCTATCTACATGCTGAGTTACAAGGTCTGCAAGGCGCCACATGGACTGGAGTAACACCCTATAatgctttcaggattaccgactaATCCCACAAACCAGCACaagtcttttcagcatgttttgtcctcactcacacgctttccgggaaactttccagaaggtcacccatccaaatactactccagATCAAGCATGCTTAATtatggagttcttatctgttGGGCCACCAAAAATAAGATGCATCTTTTTTTTGGTAGCCCAACAAATAAGAACTCCacagttaagcgtgcttgacttggagtagtatttaGATGGGTGACCTTATGGGAAGTTTCCCGAAAAACATGTGAGTGAGGAAAAAGCATGCTGAAAAGAtccgtgttggtttgtggggtcagtcgataaTCCTAAAAGTAGTATGGGGCATTATAAATGCTATCAAAGTCAGACCTCTtccagtacgatgtggttcggggacgaaccaagTGGAAGCTAGTGGGCATCTAACACCCATGGCCGGAGAGGTCAGAaagtggttacatgtaacactCGAGAGCGAgggagtggttgtcgatgcatgaggcatgacaatgagacactcctagcagcttctagggaaAAACCAAATTCACATCAAAATGAGAGGGATCGTGAGACTGTGCGGGTATGAGACTTCATGGTTGAAGAAAgacttataaggattaattggtactacctataccaacaagatgcatcttctttttggtagcccagcagataagaactccatagttaagtgtgattgacttggagtagtatttggatgagtGACCATCCGTGAAGTTTTTCGGAAAGCATGTGAGTTAGGAAAAAACATGCTGATaagactcgtgttggtttgtggggtcagtcaAGTATCCTGAAAGCAATCTGGGGTATTACAACTGGCACCCATGTACAAGGATTACATGCTAGTGCCAATTGGACTGGCTCTAGGGCTTGCATGCATGCCACATCACTTgtctatttaagtgtcttaccATTACATCCTACCATCAACACAaattcatctgcaccaaaaaatttacttttcatctgcacaaaaaatattacaatgtcatctGCACGAAAATATACTATCAATGCTCACTGCAACGATAAGACATATGAGTGTGATCTATACGggttttgttttcgaaacaccgatactatccgacttacgatcaagagaaattcaaatttcttgcattGGAAAAAACAAATTGAATCATGCATAGGATCTGGTCTTGTGTCACAaatcacgtatcaaaatccaaaTTTTTTTCGAGAACAGTCAATGTAAATTTTTCCCGCTAAATGTACGGGACGATGAAGATGTTaaatatatgtttgttagtcacgaatgttctggttgcaactctattgagttatatattactcttcaaccaagtataccatctcagcaatctcggataactaatcaagttgaatctgatgaatttgatttagaaaactcagatgaagccgacctagaagcagaagcagaagtcaatgtcgttgatgaagaagaagaagagactgAGACACAGatcgatcatatgttgaacaacaacattgaagatgacgatcatccaacgccattacctccaagtcatgtatataatccgcctcaacatatgacaaacatggatctgcATGACGACGAAACATCCAACAATGTCTTTTATAACCCATATCCACGGTCAAAGGGTGAGTTAAAAGTGGGAGACATGTTCagcactaaagaagaatgtgtgcgagaTATCAAAAAAAATCACATGAATAACTCTGCTGATATCACCATGAAAcgcactgattcgagaaggtatgtcatcgaatgtcgtAAGATCCTTTACAAGTTTCAGTTGGCTGCGTCTCACAAGAAGAGAAgcgactcttgggagatagcttctatagacccacctcacaATTGCATTGTAACTAATGTTGTACAAGATATCTGTAAATTAAGCGCTGCATTAATATGTCAAGACACTTtgccgcttgttaacaaagacccatcagtgaatgtgagtataataatatctcatatcaTCACAAGATATGATTATACTACATCTTACAAGAAAGTGTGGATTGTGAGGACAAAGGCTGCTGAACAggtattcggcaactgggaggattcatacaaagaattgccacggtttttataGGCACTAAAAACATACGCACCAGGAACTattgcaattatggagacattgtcAGCATTTACACTAGACGGAACCTGTGTTGCTggaaatagaatctttcaccgcctcttttgggcatttgaacagtgcatcaaaggttttgtgtcctgcaaacctattattcaaattgatggaacatggttatacggaaaatacaagggtactttgcttatggttgttgcgcaagacgacaacaataatgtctttcccattgcctttgctctggttgaaggtgaaatcgttggtggttggggtttcttcctTCGACATCTCAAAACACATGTCGCACCACAAaccaatctctgtttgatttcagataaacatgctgccattgagagtgcttacaataaccatgataacggATGCCATGATCCTccgtctacccatgtctattgccttagacatatcgcacaaaacttcatgtgtgcaatcaaagacaagaaccttcaaaaaaaagtggtgaatgcagggtatgctctaactcatccgtcatttcaatattaccgTGACAAAATTATATTGTCTACTGCAGATGCAGGAAGgtgggtggataacataccagtagagcgGTGGATAAaggcatttgacagaggttgtcgatgaggtcacatgacaacaaaccttaTGGAATGCATGAACATCATATTCAAAGGCATTATAAATCTACCAATAATCGCATTGGtcagaacaacctattttaggttggcatCTATCTTCGCAATCAGAGGTGAAAGATAAAGTGCATTGTTAATGTCAAGTCaaatattcagtgaatgttgtatgaaagtgatgaaagaggaaagtaTCAAATCTAGCACACATATGGttacagtctttgaccgtcatagacaaaattttAGTGTACAGGAAATAATGGATCACAATGAGGGGATGCCAAATTTATCATATGCTGTCAAACTAAACATAActtggtgcgactgtggaaagttccaggtcttccgtattccttgctcccatgtcattgcgaCATGCAGACATACTCGCCATgacgcttacaaccatctatctgatgtttacaagaccattaccgtcatgaatgtcatgaatgtgtataacaaaagtttctcagtgctaccaatggaggaatactggcctccatatgaaggtgacatagtttggcacaatgATGAGAtgcaaagaaagaaaaaaggacgaCTACACAACACACGTATTAGAATAGAAATAgatacgactgataaaatgaAATTTTTTTGTAGTATATATCGTCAACCCGAACACAATAAGAACAAATGTTCCAATCTAGGAGCAACatctgcatcataatttagtacctcCTTTCATTTTTTATAACCTTGGATTTTTGTATACCATTAACTTTTTcttacaacaaggttaacaacaaacatcactacaacataagcacACTTAAAACAGAAAAAGTCAAAATAAACAACACAAAAACCAAACATCGAATACAGATGAAAATAATTAACCATAATATTTTAAAGAACATTTCTAACcgattacaacaatcaaactgatgtcatctcgtccaaacatcatttccctagcatccttatcagttttcactcgcacccaaccaaatatactatcaagtctctcaatacttctaatttcCCCCTTCTGttatttttccatctaaccaacgaactaactccctcttcagttgatcgaaactacatatattccagaagagcatcaacatcggaggcttgtctctcgaataaatcacgTTTCCATAGCGGCAACGAACATCAAACATGTTTACAATATGGCAAAATGAGATGTGaaaaaatgaatcacacaacacctctatttataaaaaaaaaattgcacattacactaaggcgccagaccaattggcgtctcctcttcCAACTTACACATgggtgccaattggattggcagcaccatgtgctgtagccaatccaattggcgcccccACTTAAAATTTAAGGGTagacgccaattggtctgacgcCTATGTCttatgtatttttttatttttttgaaacTGAGATAGATTAGAAATTTTTCTAAAAACTGTGTTATTTTGAGAATTTATTTAAAAATGTGGGATATTTGAGTAAATTTTTTTTCAGGATTCTACGAATTTTAATAATTTTCGcataaaatatataatattatttaaaatatgTTTTTAATCTTAAAGTTGAAATGAAAGGACAAATAATTTTGTAATAAGAAAAAAGAATGAGAATATACTAAAATGGCCCTAGAGTTAGATCAGTGGCCGCCATTATTTACAAGTACACTATTAATTAATTTAAAACTATTCCTTACTTTTTCTAACATACAATTCATGGTTTTCTTTGTATAGCTGGCGGAGGCGATGCAAATAAGACCTTCTAGAAATTCCTAATTTCTTGGGTGTCAAGTCGTCGCAGTTTGTAACATGAGACTAGAAAAAGTTTCATTTTTAAtaattcttttttcattttttattaaaataaattttggTTTTTATATTTATAGAATAAAGAATGATAGAATAATGCATCAAACTAGTAGCTGCAATTTATACCTGATTACAACCTAATAAATACTAGAATGTGCCTTTTTAGACAACAAAGCTTGAAAAATTCTTCAATCTTCCGCAACTTCATAACCCTTCATCTGGAATACTAAGAACAAAAGGTTAAGTTTCTTTTCTTAACTGTAATAATAATATAATGTCATTGATATGTTGTGTTATTCATTTCTTCTATTGCTGTTTTGGTTTCCTTGAAATTTTATATATAGAAATATTTATCAGTTTTTGTTCATATGTGAACTATACTCATCAGCATGTTAACATTTTTTGCACAAAACATGTTAACATGCTGAATTTCAAATTTAAGGTATTTCTGACAAACTCATTTTTTAGGAGTTAATTTTCCCCAAAAATAAGTGAAAATGTTTCAAACGTTTGTGTCAAATTCAATGTGCCAGTTACCATGTTTTGAGTTTCTAAACTTTGGAAGTAGTACTCATTCTTTGTTTCTACCAATAACTGATGATAAAAGTTGTATTACCTTCTGTTTTTCTTGTCCCATGTCCTTGGAAATAATGGTTGTCAACTTGTAGTTGTCATCAACCAATTTGATTTCCTTGTCTCTGCTCATGTTCAATTTGTAAACTACCTTGTAATTATATAAGATTGTTATTCTTGTATAACAAATCTCATTCTTTGGTAGCTCTAACACCTTTGTGTTTTTGATATTTTCAGAAATCTTAGAAAGTATAATAAAACATTGTCACTAAACTGATTCTCGAACAATGGCATTGGCAAGGATTGCTAGAAGCAACCTGAGAAGATCAGGTGTTGCTTTTGGAAGCAATGCATATCAGAAGGATATGTTCAATGAGAGATCACATACAACCAAAAAACCCTTACCTTCTTCCCATGTAGATGGAACTTTTTCATATATTTCAAAAATTAAGGAGCATAACAGGATGCATTTTTCATTGAGGGGAATATCGGGAACTCCATACTATCGGACTCCGTCTTCTAACACGCAAAGGGTTGTAGAGGAGTCTGAGTCAGAGTTGGAAGATGATCGACAAAGATATGCAGGACTAGAAGCAACAAAACCAGGTGAAAAGCCTAGAGTGGTTGTTCTAGGTACCGGTTGGGCTGCTTGTCGGTTTCTTAAAGGGCTAGATACCAGAATTTACGATGTTGTGTGCATATCACCAAGGAATCATATGGTTTTCACTCCTTTGTTGGCTTCAACATGTGTTGGTACACTTGAATTCAGGTCTGTTGCCGAGCCTATTGGTAGTATACAGGATGCACTTTCAAAGGATCCCAATTCACACTTTCTTCTAGCTTCCTGCACTAATATTGACACAAACAAACACGAAGTGAGTAAAATGACTTACCCCTCTTTTGATAGACTAATAATTTGTGTACATACAAAGTTTTTTCTAGTGAAATGCTTAGTTAGTCTTGATTTTAACAGGTATACTGTGAGACAGTTACCAATGGTGGATTGTCTAGAGAGCCTTACCAATTTAAAGTTGCGTATGACAAGCTTGTAATTGCATCTGGAGCTGAGCCTTCAACTTTTGGTATCAAGGGAGTTAAGGAACATGCGTTTTTTCTTCGTGAAGTGAATCATGCTCAAGAAATAAGGAAGAGACTTCTCCTAAACCTGATGCTTTCAGAAAATCCAGGTTGGTGCTTCATATTCATACTAATTTTTTAAGCTTAATTTGTTATATTAATTATGCAGTTTTCAATTGTTTTCCAAAGGCTAAGCTAGAAAGTTTTTATTTTAACAGGCATATCAGAAGAAGAAAAGAAAGGTCTTCTGCACTGTGTGGTTATTGGAGGTGGTCCTACAGGAGTTGAATTTAGCGGTGAATTGAGTGATTTCATCACGAAAGATGTTCGTGAGCGCTATACTCATGTTAAAGATTACATTCACGTCACACTAATTGAGGTGCATGATTTATATATTGAAGTCTATTTGTGTGTTGAGATTGTTAAATAAACTTAGTGTACTTAACCATTGTGTTAACTTTTCATGATTAGGCGAATGAGATACTGTCATCCTTTGATGTTAGCCTAAGACAATATGCAATGAAGCACTTAACAAAGGTAAACCTTTTGAGTTTTAATCTCTTCCATGATTATTAACTTTCAAGCTTAAGCCTCTGAGACTAAGACATTTAATTTTTGTATCAGTCTGGAGTTCGTTTTGTGCGAGGTGTTGTGAAGGAAGTGCATCCCCAAAAGATAGTTTTAAGCGATGGAACTGAAGTTCCTTATGGTCTATTGGTCTGGTCCACCGGGGTTGGTCCCTCAGAATTTGTCAAAAACCTGAATCTTCCCGTATCTCCAGGCGGAAGGTATGTGAAGCCAAAATCAATGCATAATGTTTCAATTTTTCGTGATTTTTTATCTCTGATTTTAATTTAGCTAACGTTGTTGAATGACACAGAATTGGTGTTGATGGTTGGATGCGCGTTCCATCGGTGGAAGATGTCTTTGCTCTGGGAGATTGTGCTGGTTTTCTTGAACAAACTGGAAGGCCAGTACTTCCAGCTCTAGCTCAGGTTAGCCTTATAGACTATGATGGTTTATTAATTCATAACAAATAAAGTGATCAAGAAACTTCCCAATAGAAGTAGGAAAGCTTTTATTTCATTCTATTGGAAAAACAAGCAAAGCATCAATAGTTGTTTGTCCATGTTTTATGACAGGTTGCTGAAAGGCAAGGGAAGTTCCTTGTGGAGTTGTTCAACAAAATTGGGAAACAGGATGGAGGAAAAGCTTTGTCTGCAAATGGTATCCCATTTGGAGATTCTTTTGTGTATAAACATCTTGGAAGCATGGCGTCAGTAGGTGCCTATAAGGCACTTGTTGATCTAAGACAATCCAAGGTATGTATCTCTAATATCTAACTCACCCTTTGGAGTAAACTAATGAGAAGAAACAAAGCAATTAGTGAACTCAAAAACACAGGTTCTGATTTTGTGCTACATATATATGTATGttgtgttttgcaggatgcgaAGGGATTGTCACTTGCTGGTTTTGTGAGCTGGCTGATATGGCGTTCAGCATATCTGACACGTGTGCTGAGCTGGAGGAACAGGTTTTATGTCGCAGTAAACTGGGGAACCACTTTTGTATTTGGCAGAGACAACAGCAGAATAGGTTGAATTTCGGTTGCAGCATTGAAGCAAAAGCAATCAACTTTTTTGACTCATTATCTTGGTTGAGTGGTTAGCTTATGTATTCTTTTGTTCTTATTTTTTTATATTCACTGTAAAACTTACATATCATGATACAAAAAGTTGGATCGCATAAATATGATAAGTTACAATAATTTATTCTTCATATATTATGGTTTCATTGTAAAGTATTGTAGGACAAGTTTTACTCTACAAATTGTGAAATTAATTTTCTGTAATAGAACAATATTCTTTATAAAAGAACTTTCAAGAACAAATATTTATAGAAAAAACTctattaaaataaaaaaataaataaaaaatgcaaaCATCAAGTGGTTTCATTATATATTTTCTGTTAAAAAATTGAACACTTGCATTATGCTTAACTTTATTTACATTCTTGGTTGAGTAATATTTCTGAATACTATCTATTATTTCATTGTATTTGTTTTAAAAAGATAAGTTGTAGCAGATTCTTGAGACTGAATCATAGTGAGTTATTTGTGTTTGAGAAATAATAGGTTATACATCAGACGGGCCATGAGATAATGTAAGCAATTGGGGTATATCCACAAGTTCCTTAAACACACACGCACAAACACACAAAGCATCCCTTCTTTAAAGTTGAGGTTTGCACAAAACATCTTAACGAGCCTTGGATATACTTCTACTTGCTTGTTGTAGATGAAGTCTTTGAGGTTGCTTGACAGAAGGCACAACAAAATTTTAAGTTCTCAAAGAAACTTTCATCAACATAGACAATATGTTTCAAAAGTGACGTTGTAAGACATCCAACCTATCTATTTCATTAATGAATTGTGTTATCAAAAATTTGgtataaataaaatattattattaaaatgAAAATGATTGTACCTCGTTAAAACATCCAAAGATAAAAAAAATATCGATTAAAACTTTTTTAATTGTGAAATCATGTATAGCTAGAAGAATAAATACAGAATATAAAATAATACAGAAATTATTAAGTTAGTTTAGTGTAAAGTCACCTACGTCTAGAGGACATTAATCCAATGAAATAAATCCATTCTTAATAGTTAGAAGTACATTTGGTCTTTTTTGAACTCACCACGTTCAGTGCCACTTTTCAAATACTATTCGTAAATTTTCAATCCAGTCTCCCTTTAAAGGATATTTACTAATAATAGTTAAAAGTACAATTGGTCTTATATGAACTCACCATGTTCAATGTCACTTTTCTAATATTATCTTTGAAATTTCAATAAGGGCTCCTCCTGAATCTAAGACACCTCTCACTTTCACTCAAGCATCTTCCAAGTATTTATTCAATTACAAAGATAAAAGATAAAACTCTAATACAATTCAATATTATATATGACTAACTTACACTTGATGCCCATGACTAGAATGTACAAAATACAAATGCACACACTCAACTAAAACTCTCCTATAGAGTTGATATTTTTTTTTAGGTCTGAGTATTCAGAAAAGAGATTGTCTCTTTAAATAGTAACAAAAGTCTAACTAGAAAGCCCTGTAGAGCTTGGAGTTGAAAGTAGATGAACCTCAAAAAAGTGCATGAAATCAATATTCAATAACGTTGATGGTAAATCTTGATGATCAAATCTATAATAAATATGAATATTTTGATTATAATAAATTCAGATTCAGATCAAATATTTCTTTAAACCAAAAACTCGCATAATTAATCAAATCTTCATTATGATGATTAAGATCCTTGATTGATACAAATCTTGAAAAAATCAAAACACCAAATGCAATCTTGTTAAAAACATAGTTAGGATAAATCTTTTCCAAATCCAAACACAGGTTAACACACTCATCATACCTCTTATTTGACAAAAAAAGGAAGCAAATCTTTGAAGCGCGAGATATACTTCAATTAACCATGTCCGCCAAGAAAACAACCTGAGACAAGATGTCTTACAAAACATGGAACATTTTACTTAACATGTTGGTTTCGACGTAAATTCATAAAGCCAAATTTGATTCTTGATCAAAACAAATCCAATATTATTTTTACTTGATATAAATAATAATTCCAACTTCTGGAAAAAAGGATTCATAATATAGTATCTTCCAAAAGAGAAACTATAATCTCTTACGGTCTCCTTAAATCCTTAAATCGTCTTTAATAAAAGATGAAGATCTTCTCATTAAATAAAAATCCAAATCTTATAATTAATGTAAGTACAATAAGACCTCTTCATGCAAgattaattttattaaaaaatatccgattaaaatattttcaaaccacATCAACATAATCTTGGGCTGAACAAAACCTGAACCATGTCTTGTAATAAATTCTGGAATCACACACATGATC from Lathyrus oleraceus cultivar Zhongwan6 chromosome 7, CAAS_Psat_ZW6_1.0, whole genome shotgun sequence encodes the following:
- the LOC127106936 gene encoding internal alternative NAD(P)H-ubiquinone oxidoreductase A2, mitochondrial, which gives rise to MALARIARSNLRRSGVAFGSNAYQKDMFNERSHTTKKPLPSSHVDGTFSYISKIKEHNRMHFSLRGISGTPYYRTPSSNTQRVVEESESELEDDRQRYAGLEATKPGEKPRVVVLGTGWAACRFLKGLDTRIYDVVCISPRNHMVFTPLLASTCVGTLEFRSVAEPIGSIQDALSKDPNSHFLLASCTNIDTNKHEVYCETVTNGGLSREPYQFKVAYDKLVIASGAEPSTFGIKGVKEHAFFLREVNHAQEIRKRLLLNLMLSENPGISEEEKKGLLHCVVIGGGPTGVEFSGELSDFITKDVRERYTHVKDYIHVTLIEANEILSSFDVSLRQYAMKHLTKSGVRFVRGVVKEVHPQKIVLSDGTEVPYGLLVWSTGVGPSEFVKNLNLPVSPGGRIGVDGWMRVPSVEDVFALGDCAGFLEQTGRPVLPALAQVAERQGKFLVELFNKIGKQDGGKALSANGIPFGDSFVYKHLGSMASVGAYKALVDLRQSKDAKGLSLAGFVSWLIWRSAYLTRVLSWRNRFYVAVNWGTTFVFGRDNSRIG